One genomic region from Curtobacterium sp. 9128 encodes:
- a CDS encoding phosphotransferase yields the protein MSDVAQWMARQRWYAAKGGTPNLRTIARTDDATDGAQITTRFVIDDARTGAVLYQVPTTEHAHAVAGLEHARIDTADAEGADAPGAAPDAPGAAPDATTTYDAPHDPAYARWLLAQIDAGAESLTPVGPVRSARVLRGEQSNTSIICETEHSGTVIVKVFRVLHHGDNPDVTTQQALSAAGSSRVPKVFGALHGEWPDVGRADGVASGHLAFAQEFLPGLDDAWRVALDDARRGDSFAAGADRLGAALADVHVTLAGVMPTEAATPARIRTAIDTMHARLEAAAAEVPEIAEHADAVRAVYARAADVAWPPLQRIHGDLHLGQVLSAPEPRGWVFLDFEGEPLRPLHERSLPDVPLRDVAGMLRSFDYVAGALAHDDDPVDAGAWAHEARAAFLDGYERGIGVDLRAHREVLDAFEIDKAVYEVVYEARNRPTWVGIPVAAVTRLAARSAH from the coding sequence ATGAGCGACGTCGCACAGTGGATGGCCCGCCAACGTTGGTACGCGGCGAAGGGCGGGACGCCGAACCTCCGGACGATCGCCCGGACCGACGACGCCACCGACGGGGCGCAGATCACCACCCGGTTCGTGATCGACGACGCCCGGACCGGGGCCGTGCTGTACCAGGTGCCCACGACGGAGCACGCGCACGCGGTGGCCGGTCTGGAGCACGCGCGCATCGACACGGCAGACGCCGAAGGCGCCGACGCGCCAGGCGCAGCCCCCGACGCACCGGGCGCAGCCCCGGACGCGACCACGACCTACGACGCCCCCCACGACCCCGCCTACGCCCGCTGGCTCCTCGCGCAGATCGACGCCGGCGCCGAGTCCCTCACCCCGGTCGGCCCCGTCCGCAGTGCCCGGGTCCTCCGCGGCGAGCAGTCGAACACCTCGATCATCTGCGAGACCGAGCACAGCGGCACCGTCATCGTGAAGGTGTTCCGGGTGCTGCACCACGGCGACAACCCCGACGTCACGACCCAGCAGGCACTCTCGGCCGCGGGCTCGTCACGCGTGCCGAAGGTCTTCGGCGCCCTCCACGGCGAGTGGCCGGACGTCGGACGCGCCGACGGTGTGGCGAGTGGCCACCTGGCCTTCGCACAGGAGTTCCTCCCCGGCCTCGACGACGCCTGGCGGGTGGCGCTCGACGACGCCCGCCGAGGAGACTCCTTCGCGGCAGGAGCCGACCGGCTCGGTGCGGCGCTCGCCGACGTGCACGTGACGCTCGCTGGCGTGATGCCGACCGAGGCCGCGACCCCGGCCCGCATCCGGACCGCGATCGACACCATGCACGCCCGGCTCGAGGCCGCCGCCGCCGAGGTGCCGGAGATCGCCGAACACGCCGACGCCGTCCGGGCGGTCTACGCGAGGGCCGCCGACGTCGCGTGGCCGCCGCTCCAGCGGATCCACGGGGACCTGCACCTCGGGCAGGTCCTGTCCGCGCCGGAGCCGCGCGGGTGGGTGTTCCTCGACTTCGAGGGCGAGCCGCTCCGACCGCTCCACGAGCGTTCGCTGCCGGACGTGCCACTCCGTGACGTCGCCGGCATGCTGCGCTCGTTCGACTACGTCGCCGGAGCCCTCGCGCACGACGACGACCCCGTCGACGCCGGGGCGTGGGCGCACGAGGCCCGCGCAGCGTTCCTCGACGGCTACGAACGGGGCATCGGCGTCGACCTCCGCGCACACCGCGAGGTCCTCGACGCCTTCGAGATCGACAAGGCCGTCTACGAGGTGGTCTACGAGGCGCGGAACCGCCCGACCTGGGTCGGCATCCCGGTGGCGGCCGTGACGCGCCTGGCCGCGCGCTCCGCGCACTGA
- a CDS encoding glycoside hydrolase family 2 TIM barrel-domain containing protein encodes MSTLDGTVAAPNSTPAPVLPLASRQDGTYPRPQMLREQWADLDGTWSFRNDGDDTAWRAGFPDARDIVVPFPPESVASGIDEAGFHPVVWYSRTITPSDLEAAGYGTSSPRLLLHFGAVDYRASVWIDGAFIGSHEGGHTPFGFDVTDVLTGDADAAHTLVVRAEDDPHDLTQPRGKQDWHEDPHAIWYRRTTGIWQTVWLEAVPTASIESLRWTNVDHETLRLTVRVAGVRAGGDRIRVEAWWDERDEHLATIEATLGDTADEFDVVVPIARQSNGQAEDELHWTPETPRLVDATVTLLDRAGTTVDTVASYFGLRTVGVDGGVFVLNGRSYDVRSVLNQGYWPDSHIAAPSRAALRREVELIKELGFNAARNHQKIEDPRFLFWADRLGLLVWGEAPGAYAFSPRAVQRLMREWMDAVERDASHPSIVTWVPANESWGVQHINTDPAQQAYARSLADVTRALDPTRPVISNDGWEHTNSDIITIHDYDGNGESLARRYADDTARTELFHGMGPADRWVLVGGAEDHGQPVMLTEFGGVNYQPGAQREDGWGYTSASDGDDWIVRITALYDAIRASSFLAGSCYTQLTDTMQETNGLLNADRTPKVPIEQIRRAVTGR; translated from the coding sequence ATGAGCACGCTCGACGGCACCGTCGCCGCACCCAACAGCACTCCAGCGCCCGTCCTCCCGCTCGCCTCTCGGCAGGACGGCACGTACCCCCGCCCGCAGATGCTCCGCGAACAGTGGGCCGACCTCGACGGGACGTGGTCGTTCCGGAACGACGGCGACGACACCGCCTGGCGTGCTGGCTTCCCGGACGCCAGGGACATCGTCGTCCCGTTCCCGCCGGAGTCCGTCGCGTCCGGCATCGACGAGGCGGGCTTCCACCCGGTGGTCTGGTACTCCCGCACGATCACCCCGTCCGACCTCGAGGCCGCCGGGTACGGCACGAGCAGCCCGCGACTCCTGCTGCACTTCGGCGCCGTCGACTACCGCGCCTCGGTCTGGATCGACGGCGCGTTCATCGGGTCCCACGAGGGCGGCCACACGCCGTTCGGCTTCGACGTGACGGATGTCCTCACCGGGGACGCCGACGCCGCGCACACCCTGGTCGTCCGTGCCGAGGACGACCCGCACGACCTCACCCAGCCCCGCGGCAAGCAGGACTGGCACGAGGACCCGCACGCCATCTGGTACCGCCGGACCACCGGGATCTGGCAGACCGTCTGGCTCGAAGCCGTGCCGACCGCGTCGATCGAGTCTCTGCGCTGGACGAACGTCGACCACGAGACCCTCCGTCTGACCGTCCGGGTCGCCGGTGTCCGGGCCGGCGGCGACCGCATCCGCGTCGAGGCGTGGTGGGACGAGCGGGACGAGCACCTCGCGACGATCGAGGCGACGCTCGGCGACACCGCGGACGAGTTCGACGTGGTCGTACCGATCGCGCGGCAGTCGAACGGGCAGGCCGAGGACGAGCTGCACTGGACGCCGGAGACGCCCCGGCTGGTCGACGCCACGGTGACGCTGCTCGATCGCGCCGGCACCACGGTGGACACCGTGGCGAGCTACTTCGGCCTGCGGACGGTCGGCGTCGACGGCGGCGTGTTCGTGCTCAACGGCCGGAGCTACGACGTCCGCAGCGTCCTGAACCAGGGCTACTGGCCGGACTCGCACATCGCCGCCCCGTCGCGAGCGGCCCTCCGGCGCGAGGTCGAGCTGATCAAGGAACTCGGCTTCAACGCCGCGCGCAACCACCAGAAGATCGAGGACCCGCGGTTCCTGTTCTGGGCGGACCGCCTCGGTCTGCTCGTGTGGGGCGAGGCACCCGGCGCGTACGCGTTCTCGCCGCGCGCCGTGCAGCGACTGATGCGGGAGTGGATGGACGCCGTCGAACGCGATGCGTCGCACCCGTCGATCGTGACCTGGGTACCGGCCAACGAGAGCTGGGGCGTCCAGCACATCAACACCGACCCGGCGCAGCAGGCATACGCCAGGTCGCTCGCCGACGTCACACGGGCACTCGACCCGACACGTCCGGTCATCTCGAACGACGGTTGGGAGCACACCAACTCCGACATCATCACCATCCACGACTACGACGGGAACGGCGAGAGCCTCGCGCGTCGGTACGCGGACGACACCGCGCGCACGGAGTTGTTCCACGGGATGGGTCCTGCGGACCGCTGGGTGCTCGTCGGCGGCGCCGAGGACCACGGTCAGCCGGTGATGCTGACCGAGTTCGGCGGCGTGAACTACCAGCCGGGTGCGCAGCGCGAGGACGGGTGGGGCTACACCTCGGCCTCGGACGGCGACGACTGGATCGTCCGCATCACCGCGCTGTACGACGCGATCCGCGCGAGCTCGTTCCTCGCCGGCTCCTGCTACACGCAGCTGACCGACACGATGCAGGAGACGAACGGGCTCTTGAACGCCGACCGCACCCCGAAGGTGCCGATCGAGCAGATCCGGCGGGCGGTGACGGGGCGCTAG
- a CDS encoding MaoC/PaaZ C-terminal domain-containing protein translates to MPHYLEDLAAGQTFTTPGRTITETDVMSFASWTNDNNQVHTDVEFAARTRYGQRVVHGMLGASLCLGLIARTGVFEGSAVALLGIDQWRFTAPVFIGDTVTCEVEILSTRLTSSGKTGIVERTVTLRNQHGEVVQQGRMDVMVLTRDAAIG, encoded by the coding sequence GTGCCGCACTACCTCGAGGACCTCGCCGCCGGACAGACCTTCACCACCCCTGGTCGCACGATCACCGAGACGGACGTCATGTCGTTCGCCTCGTGGACGAACGACAACAACCAGGTGCACACCGACGTCGAGTTCGCCGCTCGGACGCGGTACGGCCAGCGTGTGGTGCACGGCATGCTCGGCGCGTCGCTCTGCCTCGGCCTGATCGCCCGCACCGGTGTCTTCGAGGGATCGGCCGTCGCGCTGCTCGGCATCGACCAGTGGCGGTTCACGGCCCCGGTGTTCATCGGGGACACCGTCACCTGCGAGGTCGAGATCCTCTCCACCCGGCTCACCAGCTCCGGCAAGACGGGGATCGTCGAGCGCACGGTCACGCTGCGGAACCAGCACGGCGAGGTCGTGCAGCAAGGTCGGATGGACGTCATGGTGCTGACGCGGGACGCAGCGATCGGCTGA
- a CDS encoding CHAD domain-containing protein: protein METSPPAPDPDPDTDTATADVLADPRHTWRIPDDRRLPAIDPYSDAVHRTPPVTVRETLWDTDDRVLAFEGVELLRAEDGSPTWSIDRGDGPTPVPDDLDRATAPSADGPVVPRDVVEVFLRGRTVRPVRVRDTTTTLVVVRGKDGKVRVEVADVRIDEGDSDTTLVASGRWWALTDDGHPGSIARAVERALTDAADDPGRSDRGPVPRLAPVRRPATARAHLPHSGTAAAFVRETLVGLRADLVAIDPLVRADERDAVHAFRKVLRRTRSVLAAFRGALDRDATEPLRAALAQIGRTAGTARDAEVLRDRLLRSAARTAAGYVDARTLDRLGSRFEHTRATSAAELRRTLRTAAWFDALGALDRLVDSAPTGGHARDDASAFVTARIERERARLAKTLDRSTGDLVSLHEIRKAARRLRYALQAAGGLADVGKRRLGRLRRIQDTLGDALDAAHAADAYRLAAVDAAADGEDTFGYGALATSERAVVEQRIAEGRRLLAGL, encoded by the coding sequence ATGGAGACCTCGCCACCCGCCCCTGACCCTGACCCCGACACCGACACCGCCACCGCCGACGTCCTCGCCGACCCACGCCACACCTGGCGCATCCCGGACGACCGACGACTGCCGGCGATCGACCCGTACTCGGACGCGGTGCACCGGACTCCCCCGGTCACCGTGCGCGAGACCCTCTGGGACACCGACGACCGGGTGCTCGCGTTCGAGGGCGTCGAGCTCCTGCGCGCCGAGGACGGATCGCCCACCTGGAGCATCGACCGCGGCGACGGTCCGACTCCCGTCCCGGACGACCTCGACCGTGCGACCGCGCCGTCGGCCGACGGTCCGGTGGTACCGCGCGACGTGGTGGAGGTGTTCCTCCGCGGTCGCACCGTCCGACCCGTCCGGGTCCGGGACACCACGACGACCCTGGTGGTGGTCCGCGGCAAGGACGGGAAGGTCCGCGTCGAGGTCGCCGACGTCCGCATCGACGAAGGCGACTCGGACACCACGCTGGTGGCGAGTGGCCGGTGGTGGGCACTCACCGACGACGGGCATCCCGGCTCGATCGCACGCGCGGTCGAGCGAGCGCTGACGGACGCGGCGGACGATCCCGGCCGGTCCGACCGCGGGCCGGTGCCGCGCCTGGCACCGGTCCGCCGTCCGGCAACCGCACGGGCGCACCTGCCGCATTCCGGGACCGCAGCGGCCTTCGTCCGGGAGACCCTCGTCGGGTTGCGGGCCGATCTCGTCGCCATCGACCCCCTGGTGCGTGCCGACGAGCGCGATGCGGTGCACGCGTTCCGCAAGGTCCTGCGCCGGACCCGCAGCGTGCTCGCGGCGTTCCGCGGCGCCCTCGACCGCGACGCCACCGAACCGCTCCGTGCCGCACTCGCGCAGATCGGTCGAACGGCGGGGACGGCTCGCGACGCCGAGGTCCTGCGTGACCGGCTGCTCCGATCCGCGGCACGGACCGCGGCGGGCTACGTCGACGCCCGGACGCTCGATCGACTCGGTTCGCGGTTCGAGCACACCCGGGCGACGTCCGCAGCGGAACTCCGGCGGACCCTCCGGACGGCGGCGTGGTTCGACGCCCTCGGCGCCCTCGACCGGTTGGTGGACTCCGCGCCGACGGGTGGGCACGCCCGCGATGACGCATCGGCCTTCGTGACCGCACGGATCGAACGGGAACGCGCGCGGCTGGCGAAGACCCTCGACCGGAGCACGGGTGACCTCGTGTCCCTGCACGAGATCCGGAAGGCCGCGCGTCGGTTGCGGTACGCCCTGCAGGCCGCCGGCGGGCTCGCGGACGTCGGGAAGCGGCGACTCGGACGACTCCGGCGGATCCAGGACACCCTGGGCGACGCACTCGACGCCGCACACGCCGCGGATGCGTACCGACTGGCTGCCGTGGATGCTGCGGCCGACGGCGAGGACACGTTCGGGTACGGGGCGCTGGCGACGTCCGAGCGCGCGGTGGTCGAGCAGCGGATCGCGGAGGGGCGTCGGCTCCTCGCGGGACTCTGA
- a CDS encoding DUF1844 domain-containing protein, with product MTDTPPNIPVDDADDAARDISEVPAVELINTVAVHLLSAAAVKVGLADDPQEQTDLDEARKLITALAGLVTAAATEIGDHHARPLRDGLRSVQLAFREASAIPDAPGAGPGEKYTGPVN from the coding sequence GTGACCGACACCCCGCCCAACATCCCCGTCGACGACGCCGACGACGCCGCCCGGGACATCTCGGAGGTACCGGCCGTCGAGTTGATCAACACGGTGGCCGTGCACCTGCTGAGCGCCGCCGCCGTGAAGGTCGGACTGGCGGACGACCCGCAGGAGCAGACCGACCTCGACGAGGCGCGCAAGCTCATCACCGCCCTGGCCGGCCTGGTCACCGCGGCCGCCACCGAGATCGGCGACCACCACGCCCGCCCGCTGCGCGACGGGCTCCGCTCGGTGCAGCTCGCCTTCCGCGAGGCATCGGCCATCCCGGACGCGCCGGGCGCCGGTCCCGGCGAGAAGTACACGGGTCCCGTCAACTGA